A genomic window from Cutibacterium acnes includes:
- the pspAA gene encoding PspA-associated protein PspAA — MIIRIVGEGQWQVPDTEMGHLNRIDARVEHAIGTTSQNELTEALTELVTTVRTVGTPIADDNIIDSDLIVPDVSATIEEVSVWLSENPAGDGLIPG, encoded by the coding sequence ATGATCATTCGCATTGTTGGTGAAGGCCAGTGGCAGGTGCCCGACACCGAAATGGGTCATCTCAATCGCATCGATGCCCGCGTCGAGCACGCTATCGGGACAACCTCGCAAAATGAGCTCACCGAAGCCTTAACTGAGCTGGTGACGACGGTGCGGACTGTTGGTACTCCGATTGCTGACGACAACATCATCGACTCGGACCTTATCGTTCCTGACGTTTCTGCGACGATCGAGGAAGTCTCAGTCTGGCTGTCGGAGAACCCGGCCGGCGACGGTCTTATACCCGGTTGA
- a CDS encoding cytochrome c oxidase subunit 4, translating into MKPERWVFGGLGLFYCVMTPVYWFSAHEVAGTWVLGLSAAMALMVFFYVQVIAKKINPRPSDEKDAEVVDGAGPVGFFPPQSIWPFWCALVVAIMCLGPIFGWWISLLGLGIGIWAASGWAFEYYRGDYAH; encoded by the coding sequence ATGAAACCGGAACGTTGGGTCTTCGGCGGGCTCGGCCTGTTCTATTGCGTCATGACCCCGGTGTACTGGTTCTCGGCCCATGAAGTGGCCGGCACCTGGGTACTCGGGCTGTCAGCGGCGATGGCTCTGATGGTGTTTTTCTACGTCCAGGTCATTGCGAAGAAGATCAATCCCCGTCCCTCCGACGAGAAGGACGCCGAGGTTGTCGATGGTGCCGGACCGGTCGGCTTCTTCCCACCACAGAGTATCTGGCCGTTCTGGTGTGCGCTTGTTGTCGCCATCATGTGCCTCGGCCCGATCTTCGGTTGGTGGATCTCTCTGCTCGGGCTGGGCATTGGGATTTGGGCTGCCTCGGGTTGGGCTTTTGAGTACTACCGCGGGGATTACGCTCACTGA
- a CDS encoding peptidase inhibitor family I36 protein, whose amino-acid sequence MVIPVSLASQANAGSNLCPSKQVCIYEDNNFVGLMGYRRAGLGIMNVSGKNNDIMSSYENKSGTNARWYHDADGKGRCVTMLAYRSDNDINTWDDDELTSWATNGSC is encoded by the coding sequence GTGGTGATCCCCGTGAGCTTGGCAAGCCAAGCGAACGCAGGGAGTAACCTTTGCCCCTCCAAACAGGTTTGTATCTACGAGGACAATAATTTCGTTGGCCTCATGGGATACCGACGCGCTGGCCTCGGCATTATGAATGTCAGTGGCAAAAATAATGACATTATGTCGTCATATGAAAACAAGTCAGGTACCAATGCGCGTTGGTACCATGATGCCGACGGCAAGGGTCGTTGCGTAACCATGCTCGCCTACCGGTCGGACAACGACATCAACACTTGGGATGATGATGAACTGACCTCGTGGGCAACGAACGGATCCTGCTAA
- a CDS encoding cytochrome b, which produces MARPTGIAEESPALRTATAGNKPPGRGMRIVNWHDDRLGLAKIGKENLRKVFPDHWSFLLGEIALYSFVVLLLTGVFLTIWFKPSMAEVDYTGPYQLLKGTPMSEAFASTLDLSFEVRGGLLIRQIHHWAAILFVAAATVHMLRIFFTGAFRKPREINWLIGLGLFMLAMVEGFAGYSLPDDLLSGTGLRFADGLMRAIPLVGTWVEFFVFNGEFPGTAIVPRLYMVHILLIPALLLGLVAAHLALVVYHKHTQYPGPGRTEKNVVGYPLFPVYAAKAGGFFFVVFGVLTLMGTFLQINPVWKFGPYNPGEVTAGSQPDWYMGWLEGAVRITPNWEWHIGHTTWSWNIFLPGVCLMGVLFTLLVAWPFVERWITGDESEHHLLDRPRNVPTRTALGVAAMSCYAMFWLSGANDIIATHFHLSLNSITYFMRGAIFVVPIIAYQITKRICVALQRADRQRLLHGSPSGEIIREPNGAFHEAHVPISDDEAWTLTQQKTYPVLAAGSIDDRGRKVSKKRARWMKWFLGDNVPKVTREELDAARHHAEIGSSRSATQAEITD; this is translated from the coding sequence ATGGCCCGGCCAACTGGAATCGCCGAGGAATCACCCGCCCTGCGCACCGCAACGGCTGGAAACAAACCACCGGGTCGCGGGATGCGGATCGTCAACTGGCACGACGACCGTCTAGGTCTGGCCAAGATAGGCAAGGAGAACCTGCGCAAGGTCTTCCCTGACCACTGGTCCTTCCTCCTGGGCGAGATCGCCTTGTACTCCTTCGTTGTTCTGCTGCTCACGGGTGTATTCCTGACCATCTGGTTCAAGCCATCAATGGCCGAGGTCGACTACACCGGCCCATACCAGCTACTCAAAGGAACACCCATGTCGGAGGCCTTCGCCTCCACTTTGGACCTCTCCTTCGAGGTGCGTGGCGGCCTGTTAATTCGTCAGATCCATCACTGGGCCGCCATTCTCTTCGTAGCAGCGGCCACCGTGCACATGCTGCGCATCTTCTTCACAGGCGCTTTCCGTAAGCCTCGTGAGATCAACTGGTTGATCGGCCTGGGCTTGTTCATGCTGGCCATGGTCGAGGGCTTCGCCGGCTACTCGCTGCCCGATGACCTGCTGTCCGGCACCGGTCTCCGGTTTGCCGACGGCCTGATGCGTGCCATTCCACTGGTAGGCACTTGGGTTGAGTTCTTCGTCTTTAACGGCGAGTTCCCGGGCACCGCAATTGTCCCCCGCCTGTACATGGTCCACATCCTGCTCATCCCAGCCCTGCTCCTAGGGCTAGTGGCCGCTCACCTCGCGCTGGTCGTCTACCACAAGCACACCCAGTACCCGGGGCCCGGACGCACCGAGAAAAATGTCGTCGGTTACCCGCTGTTTCCGGTATACGCGGCCAAGGCCGGTGGTTTCTTCTTCGTGGTCTTCGGCGTGTTGACTCTCATGGGCACGTTCCTTCAGATCAACCCGGTCTGGAAGTTCGGCCCCTATAACCCGGGTGAGGTAACGGCCGGATCCCAACCTGACTGGTACATGGGCTGGCTTGAGGGCGCTGTGCGTATCACCCCGAACTGGGAGTGGCACATCGGTCACACCACCTGGAGCTGGAACATCTTCCTTCCCGGCGTGTGCCTCATGGGCGTATTGTTCACCTTGCTGGTGGCGTGGCCCTTCGTTGAGAGGTGGATCACGGGTGACGAGTCTGAGCACCACCTGCTCGACCGTCCACGCAACGTCCCGACTCGTACCGCGCTCGGCGTCGCCGCCATGAGTTGCTACGCCATGTTCTGGCTCTCAGGGGCCAACGACATCATCGCTACCCACTTCCATCTGTCGCTGAATTCGATCACGTACTTCATGCGTGGTGCAATCTTCGTCGTCCCGATCATCGCCTACCAGATCACCAAGCGCATCTGTGTAGCTCTACAGCGGGCTGACCGTCAGCGGCTACTCCACGGGTCACCCTCCGGCGAAATCATTCGCGAGCCTAATGGCGCATTCCACGAGGCCCACGTACCGATCAGCGACGATGAGGCCTGGACACTCACCCAGCAGAAGACTTACCCCGTCCTCGCTGCCGGCTCTATCGACGATCGTGGTCGCAAGGTCAGCAAGAAGCGTGCCCGCTGGATGAAGTGGTTCCTTGGTGACAACGTTCCTAAAGTAACCCGTGAAGAGCTGGACGCAGCTCGCCACCACGCCGAAATCGGCTCTAGTCGCTCCGCCACCCAGGCAGAGATCACCGACTGA
- the ctaD gene encoding cytochrome c oxidase subunit I, producing the protein MTSASIAQRTAPPAITRQERRKASFGALVWDYMTTTDHKKIGRLYFGTSLFFFVFGGILALLIRAELAYPGMQFMHQETFNQLFTMHGTIMLLMFATPLFSGFANFFMPLQIGAPDVAFPRINQFAYWLYLFGSLMACSGFLTPGGAASFGWFAYAPLSDAINSPGVGGDLWVMGLYLLGLSSILGAVNFVTTIILMRTPGMTMFRMPIFSWNILITSIMVLVVFPVLSAGLLVLEADRALGAHIFDAANGGPILWQHLFWFFGHPEVYVIALPFFGIITEVLPVFSRKPVFGYVGLVFATLAIGGLSVSVWAHHMFVTGAVSLPFFSFMTFTIAVPTGVKFFNWIGTMWGGSLSFDTPMLFAIGFLTTFLFGGLTGVMLASPPMDFNVSDTYFVVAHFHYVLFGTVVFAMFAGFYYWWPKITGHMLNETWGKIHFWTLFVGFHTTFLVQHWLGVEGMQRRIADYGAWEGFTLLNQVSTFGAFLLAISMLPFAWNVWITRHDPNIEVDDPWGWGRTLEWATSCPPPTHNFTKMIRVRSTSPAFDINHPEAALAPEAGEANPRELVHSGKEDA; encoded by the coding sequence GTGACCAGCGCATCCATTGCTCAGCGGACCGCACCTCCTGCCATTACTCGCCAGGAGCGTCGCAAGGCCAGCTTTGGTGCCCTCGTTTGGGATTACATGACGACCACCGACCATAAGAAAATCGGCCGGCTGTACTTTGGTACGTCGCTGTTTTTCTTCGTCTTTGGCGGCATCCTTGCCCTGCTTATTCGCGCCGAGTTGGCATATCCAGGTATGCAGTTTATGCACCAGGAGACCTTCAACCAGCTCTTCACGATGCACGGCACGATCATGCTGCTGATGTTTGCCACCCCGCTGTTTTCCGGGTTCGCGAACTTCTTCATGCCGCTTCAGATCGGTGCCCCGGATGTCGCGTTCCCGCGTATTAACCAGTTTGCGTACTGGCTGTACCTTTTCGGCTCCCTGATGGCCTGTAGCGGCTTCCTCACCCCTGGTGGTGCTGCCAGCTTTGGTTGGTTCGCCTACGCGCCGCTATCGGACGCCATCAACTCACCGGGAGTCGGCGGGGACCTGTGGGTGATGGGCCTGTACCTCCTTGGCTTGTCGTCCATCCTCGGTGCTGTCAACTTTGTGACGACGATCATTCTCATGCGTACCCCCGGCATGACGATGTTCCGGATGCCGATTTTCTCCTGGAATATCCTCATCACCTCGATCATGGTGCTGGTCGTCTTCCCAGTCCTGTCGGCTGGTCTGCTCGTTCTCGAGGCTGATCGGGCTCTGGGAGCCCATATCTTCGACGCTGCGAATGGTGGCCCGATCCTGTGGCAGCACCTCTTCTGGTTCTTCGGGCACCCGGAGGTGTACGTCATCGCCTTGCCGTTCTTTGGCATCATCACTGAGGTGCTGCCAGTGTTCAGTCGCAAGCCGGTGTTTGGCTATGTCGGCCTGGTATTCGCGACCCTGGCTATCGGTGGTCTGTCGGTGTCTGTGTGGGCCCACCACATGTTCGTGACTGGCGCGGTCTCCCTGCCGTTCTTCTCCTTCATGACCTTCACGATCGCTGTTCCGACTGGTGTGAAGTTTTTCAACTGGATTGGCACCATGTGGGGTGGCTCGTTGAGCTTTGACACGCCGATGCTCTTTGCTATCGGCTTCTTGACGACCTTCCTGTTCGGCGGTCTCACTGGTGTCATGCTCGCTAGCCCGCCGATGGACTTCAACGTGTCTGACACCTACTTCGTGGTAGCCCATTTCCACTATGTGCTGTTCGGCACAGTGGTCTTCGCGATGTTCGCCGGGTTCTACTATTGGTGGCCGAAGATCACTGGGCACATGCTTAACGAGACCTGGGGCAAGATCCATTTCTGGACTTTGTTCGTCGGTTTCCACACCACCTTCCTTGTCCAGCACTGGCTTGGTGTCGAGGGTATGCAGCGTCGTATTGCCGATTACGGTGCCTGGGAAGGCTTTACCTTGCTCAACCAGGTGTCGACCTTTGGCGCCTTCTTGCTGGCCATCTCGATGCTGCCGTTTGCGTGGAACGTCTGGATTACCCGTCACGATCCGAACATCGAAGTCGATGACCCGTGGGGCTGGGGCCGTACTCTTGAGTGGGCTACTTCGTGCCCGCCTCCTACCCATAACTTCACGAAGATGATCCGCGTGCGCTCCACCTCACCGGCCTTCGACATCAATCATCCGGAGGCTGCTTTGGCTCCCGAGGCCGGGGAAGCTAATCCGCGTGAACTCGTGCACTCCGGTAAGGAGGATGCCTGA
- a CDS encoding MGMT family protein, producing MTSTVDDVLAAVEALPAGAVVSYSDVAELVGTSPRRVGTIMAREGQEVDWWRVTTVRGTLPEHLMADARQHWEQEDLGGGATMLRDHAPDLVEWEHNWQQLRVRT from the coding sequence ATGACCTCGACGGTGGACGACGTCCTTGCGGCGGTAGAAGCCTTGCCCGCCGGTGCCGTGGTGTCCTACTCCGATGTTGCCGAGCTAGTGGGCACGTCGCCGCGTCGGGTCGGCACGATCATGGCGCGTGAAGGCCAGGAAGTGGACTGGTGGCGGGTGACGACTGTCCGAGGGACTCTCCCCGAACACCTCATGGCTGACGCTCGTCAGCATTGGGAGCAGGAAGATCTTGGCGGGGGAGCGACGATGCTTCGCGACCATGCGCCGGACCTTGTCGAGTGGGAGCACAACTGGCAACAGTTACGTGTCCGCACATGA
- a CDS encoding ABC transporter ATP-binding protein encodes MNPTVSGESLSKTFISGSTRVHAINNVSVSFTHSGVHLLMGESGSGKSTLINLLAGLDTPDSGSVYAEGVTVSDQSEASRAQFRLRHIAVIFQDDNLIAELTNTENIALPLWAQGTSKSDATEIAHEAMRKLGIESLGRRHPGEVSGGQRQRVGVARALASGQHILLADEPTGALDSTTSEGLFELLGDLAHDNQMCVIVATHDPLAMKHCDSVTTLLDGQIVA; translated from the coding sequence ATGAATCCCACAGTCAGCGGGGAATCGCTGTCCAAAACGTTCATATCAGGCAGTACCCGAGTCCATGCGATCAACAACGTCAGCGTATCTTTCACCCATTCTGGAGTGCACCTTCTCATGGGAGAAAGCGGATCAGGAAAAAGCACCCTCATCAATCTCCTAGCTGGTCTGGATACCCCAGATTCGGGGTCCGTCTACGCAGAAGGCGTCACCGTATCTGATCAGAGCGAGGCGAGCAGAGCCCAATTTCGATTACGCCACATCGCCGTCATCTTCCAGGACGACAACCTCATCGCTGAGTTGACCAATACCGAGAATATTGCGCTACCCCTGTGGGCGCAGGGCACATCGAAGTCCGATGCCACTGAAATCGCCCACGAAGCCATGCGAAAACTAGGAATCGAGTCATTGGGCAGACGCCACCCCGGCGAGGTCTCGGGTGGCCAACGGCAACGCGTCGGGGTTGCGCGGGCACTGGCCAGCGGGCAACACATCCTCCTTGCCGACGAGCCAACTGGGGCGCTCGACTCCACGACGTCCGAAGGGCTCTTCGAGCTGCTGGGAGACCTCGCACACGACAACCAGATGTGCGTCATCGTGGCCACACACGATCCACTCGCCATGAAGCACTGCGACTCCGTCACCACCCTCCTGGACGGGCAAATCGTCGCATGA
- a CDS encoding SDR family oxidoreductase: MTAHRILVIGGHGHVAKHFTQLATSQGRQVDSVIRRNDQAHDVTSWGGNPVVADVTTLRPSQWDDLINSHDAVVWSAGAGGKGAPEDTYAVDRDACTALVDAIGRSPHGPRFVLVSWCGSPDHGVPSDNSFFPYADAKAAADRHTMDSSIRWTILGPVTLSHDPASGVRILTEGEEYAGTTVSRETVAQAALACLDDDATAGKFIRFCDGPTPIAEAF, translated from the coding sequence ATGACAGCACATCGGATTCTCGTGATTGGAGGCCACGGACACGTGGCCAAGCACTTCACCCAACTCGCCACCTCGCAGGGACGTCAGGTCGACTCGGTCATCCGACGCAACGACCAGGCACACGACGTCACGTCGTGGGGAGGTAACCCGGTGGTGGCCGACGTAACGACGTTGCGCCCTTCACAGTGGGACGACCTCATCAATAGCCATGACGCTGTGGTGTGGTCAGCGGGAGCCGGTGGTAAGGGTGCGCCAGAAGACACCTACGCTGTTGACCGCGACGCGTGTACCGCGCTCGTTGACGCTATCGGACGGTCCCCTCACGGTCCGCGTTTTGTGCTTGTGTCCTGGTGCGGTAGCCCGGACCATGGCGTGCCTTCCGACAACTCTTTCTTCCCCTACGCCGACGCCAAAGCAGCTGCTGACCGTCACACCATGGACTCATCGATTCGGTGGACCATCCTTGGGCCGGTGACGCTGAGTCATGATCCGGCCTCGGGCGTGCGGATCCTCACCGAGGGCGAGGAATACGCTGGCACCACGGTCTCGCGTGAAACGGTCGCACAGGCCGCTCTAGCATGCCTTGACGACGACGCCACAGCGGGCAAGTTCATTCGGTTCTGTGACGGGCCAACGCCCATTGCCGAGGCGTTCTAG
- a CDS encoding ubiquinol-cytochrome c reductase iron-sulfur subunit, translating into MAGTEGGSREVSNKYTERNDLPVENPGVDPHIERYTDADPKAGNRTYRQILTLLGLVPILAITFVVMYFAVPRDATVEIGPLYMNASTFALGLCAGLAVLFIGIACIHWAKQIMGDEEIIQERHPVNSDAADREEFAKQWRIGAEQSRLSRRKLIGGALGGAIGIMAVPAIVTLADLGPKPGPGTRRATIERTIWAEGVRLVNDITFQPIKVSDLEIGQLVNAEPENLKDLEGAEFQRAKAKAAILIVRMDPDSIKIPESRKDWQVGGILSYSKICTHVGCPVNLWEQQTHHLLCPCHQSTFDLGDSGVVVFGPAGRSLPQLPIAVDDKGYLVARSDFTVAVGPSYFERDSRHDYKKGDN; encoded by the coding sequence GTGGCTGGCACGGAAGGGGGCTCGCGCGAAGTGAGCAACAAATACACCGAACGCAACGACTTACCGGTCGAGAACCCGGGAGTCGACCCCCACATTGAGCGCTACACCGACGCTGATCCGAAGGCCGGAAACCGCACTTACCGGCAGATATTAACTCTCCTCGGCCTGGTCCCAATTCTCGCCATCACCTTCGTCGTCATGTACTTCGCGGTACCTCGCGACGCGACCGTCGAAATCGGGCCGTTGTACATGAACGCTTCTACCTTCGCACTGGGGCTGTGCGCAGGGCTCGCTGTGCTATTCATCGGCATCGCGTGCATCCACTGGGCCAAACAGATTATGGGTGACGAAGAGATCATCCAGGAGCGGCATCCGGTCAATTCTGATGCCGCTGATCGTGAGGAATTCGCCAAGCAGTGGCGTATCGGCGCGGAGCAGTCCAGACTTTCCCGGCGCAAGCTCATCGGTGGAGCTCTTGGTGGCGCCATCGGGATCATGGCCGTACCGGCTATCGTCACCCTCGCTGACCTAGGTCCCAAGCCTGGACCGGGAACCCGTCGCGCAACGATTGAACGGACTATCTGGGCCGAGGGCGTACGGCTAGTCAACGACATCACCTTCCAGCCCATCAAAGTCTCCGATCTAGAAATCGGTCAGCTCGTCAACGCTGAGCCCGAGAACCTCAAGGATCTTGAGGGGGCTGAGTTCCAGCGCGCAAAAGCTAAGGCTGCCATCCTCATCGTCCGGATGGATCCTGACTCCATCAAGATCCCTGAGTCCCGTAAAGACTGGCAGGTCGGAGGCATCCTGTCGTATTCCAAGATCTGCACCCATGTCGGTTGCCCCGTCAACCTCTGGGAGCAGCAGACCCACCATCTGCTGTGCCCCTGTCACCAGTCAACCTTCGACCTAGGCGACTCCGGTGTTGTCGTCTTCGGCCCTGCCGGACGCTCACTACCGCAGCTACCCATCGCCGTTGACGACAAAGGGTATCTGGTCGCTCGAAGCGACTTCACCGTTGCGGTGGGCCCGTCCTATTTCGAACGAGATTCTCGTCACGATTACAAGAAGGGTGACAACTGA
- the erpA gene encoding iron-sulfur cluster insertion protein ErpA gives MTDALTPPATDGIILTDAAAAKVKSLLDQEGRDDLALRLAVQPGGCSGLRYQLFFDERHLEGDVVKTYGGVDVVTDRMSAPYLAGATIDFMDTIEKQGFTIDNPNATSTCACGDSFH, from the coding sequence ATGACCGACGCCCTTACCCCTCCCGCCACTGACGGAATCATCCTTACCGACGCGGCTGCCGCGAAGGTGAAGTCGCTGCTCGATCAAGAGGGTCGTGACGACCTCGCGTTGCGTCTGGCTGTGCAGCCTGGCGGTTGCTCGGGGCTGCGGTATCAGCTGTTCTTCGACGAGCGTCACCTCGAGGGCGACGTTGTAAAGACCTACGGCGGGGTCGATGTGGTCACTGACCGTATGAGCGCTCCATACCTAGCTGGCGCCACGATTGACTTCATGGACACCATCGAAAAGCAGGGGTTCACTATCGACAACCCTAACGCGACTAGCACCTGCGCTTGTGGGGACTCTTTCCACTGA
- a CDS encoding GuaB1 family IMP dehydrogenase-related protein yields the protein MTWDNSHVRFLNEQPNYDLTYNDVFMAPNRSSVGSRMNVDLTSTDGLHTPLPLVVANMTAISGRRMAETIARRGGIAILPQDIPADFVARSIRRVKNAHTRFDTPVTVDPTTTVGEAMSLLNKRAHGVVLVVEDHHPVGLVSPAEAEGVDRFAQCHEVMTTDLTLVGPQASPDDVFQALAERHQKVAVAVDEDGVLVGIMTSRGALRTEIYRPAVDPEGHLMIGTAIGINGNVAERARNALESGSDVLVMDTAHGHQDQMIRAIGVADEVRAAFETKTGRRVSIVAGNIVTRRGTLDLLEAGADIIKVGVGPGAMCTTRMQTGVGRPQFSAVLECAEAAAEVDGAIWADGGVRHPRDVALALAAGAGSVMIGSWFAGTHESTGAMLIDHDGRMYKESFGMASARAVRHRTRQRSAFERARAALFEEGISQSKMYLDPQRPGVEDLVDFITSGVRSSCTYAGAANLTEFREKAVIGVQSPSGYEEGRPLQRSWT from the coding sequence GTGACGTGGGACAATAGCCACGTGCGTTTTCTCAACGAGCAGCCAAACTACGACCTGACATATAACGACGTCTTCATGGCACCAAACCGCTCCTCGGTAGGGTCCCGGATGAACGTCGACCTGACGTCGACCGATGGCTTGCACACCCCTCTACCACTCGTGGTGGCCAACATGACCGCGATCTCCGGCCGACGGATGGCTGAGACGATCGCCCGTCGTGGCGGCATCGCTATCCTTCCCCAGGACATCCCGGCAGACTTCGTCGCCCGATCAATCCGCAGGGTGAAGAATGCACACACCCGTTTCGACACTCCAGTGACGGTTGACCCTACGACAACCGTCGGGGAGGCCATGAGCCTGCTCAATAAGCGCGCCCACGGGGTCGTCCTCGTCGTTGAGGATCATCATCCCGTCGGCTTAGTCTCCCCCGCTGAGGCTGAGGGCGTGGACCGATTCGCTCAATGCCATGAGGTCATGACAACCGATCTCACCCTGGTAGGTCCGCAGGCAAGTCCAGACGACGTTTTCCAAGCCCTGGCCGAACGTCACCAGAAGGTCGCGGTAGCTGTTGACGAGGACGGGGTTCTCGTCGGCATCATGACGTCACGGGGTGCCCTACGCACCGAAATCTATCGTCCTGCTGTTGATCCTGAGGGCCACCTTATGATCGGCACTGCGATTGGCATTAACGGCAACGTCGCCGAACGTGCCCGCAATGCCCTGGAATCCGGTTCGGACGTGCTCGTCATGGACACCGCCCATGGTCACCAGGACCAGATGATCCGCGCTATCGGGGTCGCAGACGAGGTCCGCGCAGCTTTTGAGACGAAAACTGGCCGACGGGTTTCTATCGTCGCCGGCAACATCGTTACCCGACGCGGCACTCTAGACCTGCTGGAGGCTGGTGCGGACATCATCAAGGTCGGCGTCGGACCAGGCGCCATGTGCACCACTCGGATGCAGACCGGTGTGGGGCGTCCGCAGTTCTCGGCAGTGTTGGAGTGCGCTGAGGCTGCTGCTGAGGTTGATGGCGCAATCTGGGCTGACGGTGGGGTGCGCCACCCCCGTGATGTTGCTCTTGCCCTTGCTGCGGGGGCCGGATCGGTCATGATTGGCTCGTGGTTCGCGGGCACCCACGAATCGACCGGAGCCATGCTCATCGATCACGACGGCCGGATGTACAAGGAGTCCTTCGGCATGGCCTCGGCTCGTGCTGTGCGCCACCGCACTCGGCAACGTAGCGCCTTCGAGCGAGCCCGTGCTGCCCTCTTTGAGGAGGGTATTTCCCAGTCCAAGATGTACCTGGACCCACAACGTCCCGGGGTCGAGGACCTTGTCGATTTCATCACCTCCGGGGTGCGCTCCTCGTGCACCTATGCCGGGGCCGCCAACCTCACCGAGTTTCGCGAGAAGGCCGTGATTGGTGTGCAGTCGCCCTCTGGGTACGAGGAGGGCCGCCCGCTGCAACGCAGCTGGACGTGA
- a CDS encoding PspA/IM30 family protein, whose protein sequence is MAGIFARLSTVFRSKANKALDKVEDPRETLDYSYQRQLDMLQKVRRGVADVATSRKRVELQMNQLQTDVDKMQNAASRALEQGREDLAREALTRKATLQAQLNDLQTQHATLQAEEEKLIRGSQRLQARVDAFRTKKETIKATYSAAEAQTRINEAFTGLNEEMGDIGMAITRAEDKTMELQARAGAMDELIASGAIEDPTRSYGDDITRELDSLANDHAIDAELSALKAQLGTGRDGSAPELESGAENGTDPHTGSRSVRRQEDQS, encoded by the coding sequence ATGGCTGGTATATTTGCACGACTTTCGACGGTTTTCCGCTCTAAGGCGAACAAGGCCCTCGACAAGGTCGAGGATCCGCGCGAGACCCTCGACTATTCCTACCAGCGTCAGCTCGATATGCTGCAGAAGGTGCGCAGAGGCGTCGCCGACGTCGCCACGAGCCGTAAGCGCGTCGAGCTGCAGATGAATCAATTACAGACCGATGTCGACAAGATGCAGAACGCTGCCAGTCGGGCACTCGAGCAGGGTCGTGAGGATCTCGCCCGTGAGGCGTTGACCCGTAAGGCAACTCTGCAGGCCCAGCTCAATGATCTGCAGACCCAGCATGCCACCCTGCAGGCTGAGGAAGAGAAACTCATCCGCGGGTCGCAGCGCCTCCAGGCTCGAGTGGATGCCTTCCGCACCAAGAAAGAGACCATCAAAGCTACCTACTCCGCAGCTGAAGCCCAGACCCGCATCAACGAGGCCTTCACAGGTCTTAATGAGGAGATGGGCGACATCGGCATGGCGATCACCCGCGCCGAGGACAAGACGATGGAACTGCAGGCTCGTGCTGGAGCCATGGACGAACTCATTGCCAGTGGTGCTATTGAGGATCCCACTCGCAGCTACGGCGACGACATCACCCGGGAGCTCGACAGTCTGGCCAACGACCATGCCATCGATGCTGAGCTGTCGGCTTTGAAGGCTCAGCTGGGGACAGGGCGTGATGGTTCCGCCCCGGAGCTCGAGTCCGGCGCCGAAAACGGAACGGACCCGCATACGGGATCGCGATCTGTGCGACGTCAGGAGGATCAGTCATGA